The nucleotide window CAAACATAAACTGTGATTATTAATTAAGAATATTGGGATAAGGCAATAGGACCAAGCACTGGACAGTACAAGAATGTGGCTCTATATCTATAAATAACCTAGAATTAGCATCTTATTCTTTAGTGTGGTTTCTCAataacaaatacttttttgactactgatttttaaaagtacctGCCAGGCTTTAAAAGTACTTTAATAAAACCACTTTTACTAAAAAAGGTTATATTtctgaattaattttaataactaaACAAGGAGTGAAAAATTTTCTTATCACTGGACAACCATTTGCAGAGAATGTGATGGAAGGggattaaaacttaaagtatagggTTAAACTAGATGATCTTTTATAGTCTCTTCTTTTCCTGAGATTCTTTCTatgaaataagaatttaaaagaattactCTATCTACAAGTAAGAAGGGTAAAAATATGTCCAgaactctgatcttggttattgctatggtctgaatgtttacgTCCccccaaagtttgtatgttgaaacctaaccccGAAGTTGACAGTATTAAGAGGCAGGGCATATGGGAAGTGGTTAGGTAGTGAGGGCTCCTGCCTCGTAACTGGGATTAATTCTCTTATAAAAGGGGCTTGCATAAGCTTGGGTGCCCGTCCACTACGTGGGACACAACAAGACGGTGCCATCTATGAGGAATGGGCCTTCATCGGACACTAAATCTACTGATGCCTCCATCTTGGACTATcaagccttcagaactgtgaagaataaatttctatcaTTTAAGAGTTCCCAgtctattttgttatagcagcctaaatggactaagacaatcaCACATTATCtaaatctttttcaaaataaacattgGATTAACTAAGAAGcataccaaaaaggaaaaaattgttaAGTTGCTTCTACCCACATGCATTTCgtttgaacaagaaaaaaaataaataaaatgttatttagatAAAGAGGGAGTGCcacaattttaaatttcagttgttttgaAAATGGTTATTTGAAATCCACCATTGGTAAGATTCCCGACAATAAGTCAGTACAGTCCTTTGCACACAGTAGACATGTATGCATGTAAGTATGTTTGTTTAGCTACGTGAGTTCAATCTAGTTCTCAATTTCAAATCTGATAAACATAAGAGAAAAAGTATATGAAGCAAAACTTTCTGGTTAATGCAATACATTTTAGTGTTCCTAAATAGGTCATATAAGATTCAGGATTCACTTGGAAAAGAAAAGTGCatgacagaattaaaaaaaaaaaaaaaaacaaaaaaaaacctctagcCAGGCATGCTAATGcatatgcctgttatcccagctgcctgcaaggttgaggtgggaggatctcgtgagctcaggagttcaaggctgcagtgagctgtaattgtgccactgcactccaacctgggcgacagagcaagactgtttctaaaagaaaaaaagaaaaagtctctgCAAATTAAACAAGCtcgattttatatttttgaaaagtatatTGGACAATGATtttaagaattatatatataatgaacaTATACTCAGAATTTAACCTTAAGTACCAAACTATTTTACTCAGCACCCAAAGGTATTCTAAACTTACTCAAATCCTATGAGTTATATTCAAAGACTCTAAGAGGAAGattctgtgtatgtgtctgtgtgtttgcaaGTGTGTAAGTATGCAAAATTGACCTtggaatatttttgtttctgtgatcACATAGATGTTTTCCCCCCAAAAAATTGAGCAAAATGTTTGAGTCAATAGCCCTATACCAGtggaaacaataataaaatactactcagtgaaatgtgcttggaattaaatcaaatcattaaaaaaaaaaaatggtagttaATACTTGCTGAAATCCTGTATACAAAACacatatggctgggcatggtggctcaaatttgtaatcccaaccctttaatgccaaagtgggaggatcatttgaggccaggagtttgagaccagcctggtcaatgtagAAGGACCCTATCTCTACTTCAATCAAATAAAAAAGCATATATACAAAAGCATATATACAGATACAGTAAGAGTtatagctaatttatttttaaaatttttatggaattatttttaagagGTTTACATTATGAAAGAATCTacacggccaggtgcggtggctcacgcctgtaatcccagcaatttgcgaggccaaagcaggtggatcaaccgaggtcaggagttcgagaccagcctgaccaatatggtgaaaccccgtctctactaaaaatacaaaaattagccaggcgtggtggcacgtacctgtagtcccagcttctctggaggctgagacaggagaattgcttgaacccaggagacagagatttcagtgagctgagatcacaccactgcactccagcctgggtgacagagccagacatctcaaaaaaaaaaaaaaagaatctgcacTTGTACTGAATTTCTGCTGTTTTGAACACCATTCACAAAATCATTTATCATAATCTAATCAATTATTTCTTGGCATACTAGTCCACAGTATAACTCCccattattaaaaaatagtaagaTAAATTGGAACCCTGGCAGAATCAATGACTTGAGTGTGTCAAGAGAGAAGAGAATATGGCCTTAGAAACTACCAGAAAGAACAGACCAGACCAGAAATAAGGCCTGCAATTGCTGAATTTTACAGTGTACTTGATTATAGATCACTAAAATTCTTTAAACATAATGCCCTGAACTATTCCCTTTTTACAGCTTTTTAGCAAGTAgctatttattcaagaaatacacattgagtgcctactctgtgTTTTGCCCCAGGGCAGTCACTGGACTCTGCTTACACTACATGATGGCCAGAATGAGTGTTGCAGCCTTGGTTCCTAGGAAAATAACCAGACCCTTCTTTTAAAAGTCATAttcataaattttattcatttttaggaAAGGACATAGCTAAAATTACTACTCAGAGAATTCACCCTATGGTCCTCATACAAAAGCTGGATTTTGTCAAGGAGAAAAAGACTCTTTCTTGAAAAAGATTACAGAATTCTTTGTCCTAAAAATGTAGCACCTCATACATAGGATGTATAGCATAAAATAATGTGGCTTTCAACACATGTTCATTCATAATTTGTGAAGTGTCTTCCCTATGCATACATGAAAAGTCCATAGTTTGAGTATTAGTTAAATAAAAACTTGAGATCTTAAAATGTCTCAGCTTCCCTATTTCGAAACTAGGTTTGTTTCATAGAACAAactatttctcccatttttaaataatacacatTGTAATTGTTATTTCTTAAAGCAGTAAAACAGTTAATAGTTTTGCTTATAGTGCTTGCTTTTTCTTCTGATTTGTAATTAttcaaaaaaactaaactaaatgtCTCAGACCCAACAGATAACACAATATAGACACTGAGGGCATGAGCTGAATGGATGCATCTCAGAGTAGTACAAACTGTGTTgtaactttctgtctctattctGATACTAATTGCATTACCATCTACTTTTATCTATGCAATTTCACATTTAATACACAACCAGCATCCTATTAGATTCTTCTTAGAGTAGGACCCTGAGAATAAGTCCATTAAGAAATCACATGTTATTTATAATACCTGTTTGAAGGTTTAAAGTGTGTCTAATTTTTAAGAAGGCAACAAAATTTTCCTGCAAATGAGACTCATTACCATGTGTACTTGGCACGGAAGTGCCCACCTAGCTTCCATGTCTGTacctatacattttttaaatggatgaaaATCTCCTGACTTTGAAAAATGTTGAAATGCTATCGATAGGGTTCAAGTCCAGGCATAACCTATGAAGTGATCTCACTACAGTAAGCAGAGCTGGTTTTCTCTGTGATTTAGATGAGACACCGCCCTGTTTCAGGTCTCTGTTAGCCATAAGCACAATTGGCATCGTTGCCGTGAATCCAGAGGCAAATCTGGGCGTATTTGAGGGGAGTGATGCGAACGGCAACGTTGTAGTCCTTCCGAACCCCGTGGACATCCACCCACTGGTGGCCTGAGTAGACCGCAATGATTTTGCGCTTCCAATTCTTTTTGTCTGGATCTTTCAGACGCAGATAGACCCCGGAACCGGTGGAGCCCGACTCAGCATCGCAGTATTGGTAAAGGAGATCATTGGATTCGTCGGACACACTGCAAAACCGATACACCAACTGATCAGCCCTATCGTTATCAAATCCTGAGAAGTGGATCATTCCACCAGGCATTTTCCTGATCGTTGGGCTGATTCCAAGTtccatgtatttctttttgtgcGCGCGCTTCAGCTCCAGGAGAGCATAGTCATAGTCCAAGGCAGCGCCCCCCAGGCTTCCTCGTGCCCAGCCCTTCGGAATGTGGGTATTCTTGACCCGGGTCCACTGGAAGGAAGGCCTCCCTTGGGCACCCCTCTGACCCCGGCCAGCTTGTTTTCTTCTCCTCCCACCCTTGGCTCTGTCCTGCAGATGCTCTCTGGTACCCTCTCTTGGGTCACCACCACTAGCTTCTCTTCTGCTCCTCTTAGAACCTCGACGTTTCTTGCCTCCACTTTTGTTCCTCATCTTCAACAACCCCACCCTTAGCTTTTTACTCCCTTTGACATACTCCTTTCCGTCATGAACACAGTGGGCAGCAGTCAGAACGTGCTGAGGGGAAATGAGAATGCCACTACAGCCCGTGGAAAGCTTCACAGCTGTGCTGAAAGGGAAATTGGTCAAGAACCTTTTGTCCAAGATGCTGAACCTGCTGTCGGTGCCATACACCTGTCTCTTTCTCCTAACAGATACTCCCTTCGTGGTGATATTTTGAGTCGGCTCAAGAACCAAATCTTGAACTTTCACCCTGGTTAAGGTTCGGGTGCCATTCTCAAAGACAGTCTCATAGGAAAGACAATCCTCCAATTCAGAAAGGCTGGGAGTTGGGAGTTCCTTCTGGCATTCGATGCCACACGCTGTATTTACCATCATCTTAGCATCTGCCTCAAATGTGGGGCTGGTGAGATGGAAAGTCCTTTCACTGACAATCCGGGGTACCTTTCTCAAGTGCCACATAAAATCCCTTTCCATTTCAGATCCATCAGTGAGGGTCCACCCAGGGGTGAAAAATATCAACCAAAGTAGCATATTTTCCATTTTGATCTTCTAATTTTgtccttaaaaatagaaaaagagagaggtttacaatgttttctttttaagtcttACTTATCCATTTCATTTAGCCCTTGGATCCTAAATGTACTTTCACCACAAAGAGGTGCCCTTATTTTCACCTTACCTAGATTTTATTGAGATTAGATAAACACTGGTAAGTGGGCTCACACAGACTTCCGAAATCAGTAAATTGTTTTCCACCCAAACTTCCCTCCACCAGCCCTAATCCGCCTCGTTCTCACCCCAACCTGTCACCTCCACCTCTATCTCCCCTAACAGCCTCATGCCTGAGAGAGCAGAACACGGTAGTAGGTTGGGATCCTCTGTCGACTAAGCCACACTCTCCTCCTTAGATATCCTACAACTTTTTATCCAGATGatttagaaataaagataaaagcaaatgTGCTGCAGTCTTTTCTCACACTTAGCTACTTAAAAACAGGGATCATAACTTCTCCATCTCTAGACTGTAACTGCCTAGCACAGAGCTCAAAAAACTGCTCATTGGATACAGTGAATGTCCATGAACCAGGATTCGCAGCCCAAGCTGCTGTGAAGGTGCAATGCAAATTCTTGgataatattttaaagcagtaaGAGTGTTAGCAATAAATAAATGGCTAATTAATCTTCTATTGATCTGCTTCGATTTTTATAGAATGCCTggtcataaaaagaaaatatatagcacAGGCCATTTTATGCCAAAGTAAGAAAAATGtaccatgcatttttaaaaaacaaagttgtgCTTGAAACCACCCTCTAAGCAAAGCTCCATACAAAATGCCTTATGGTGGGACTTTACTGCATATTAAAGTTATTTGTAAGAATTTATGAAGTACAGGCTATTTGGGGGGGACATGATAATGGTTAGATATagtcccttttcaccataggtctcaccATCTAAGACCAGTGTTCTTGtgttatttaaatattgttaaagGTGCCAgtacataataaattatataatacctCTCCTACTGTTCACATCTTCTTGccctgtttttctcttcctgagGCTCACTGGCATGTACATGTATCTATTTAGTGGAACTGATATGTATCAGCCATCTTTGCTTGGAGTTGGGTATAGTGGGAGCACGCTGGAGCAGCAATTTTGAACCTCTGTGTCGCTATTATTTGCCAGCTATGCTCCAAGTCATTTTTAACTAATAGTTAAAATATCAAGACTTAAGCAAATGATTTGTACTTTGTATAAAGCAGAGGCAATTCAGCATTCGCTTATTCCTACAATATCATCCTCAATGCTTTCTGgtcagctttattttatttatttattttttgcatggaAAAGAAAGCACATTAGCAATGGACCACAGCCCTTGTACTACAGGGTACACCCACTGGCACAAAAGGCAAAAGTCAACCCTGATGCAGAGTTCAATATCGGTATCCCTTGATACAACAGAATTTATGTTGCCGTATACAAGTACAATAATTTtattaacaaattaaaacattattttgatcAAACAAATATGTATGCTACATTAACCTATTTATTGCTTAAATGTGATATATTAATGAAAACATAACATAATTAATTTGAACCATTATACCTTTGGAAATATCaagcaggccgggtgtggtagctcacacctgtaatcccagcactttgggaaactaagatgggaggatcgcttgaatacaggagttcaagaccagagtgggcaacatactgaaacctcatctctacaaaaaaaaacttttaaaaaattagtcaggcatggtggcacacgcctgtagtcccagctactcggcaggatcgcttgaacccaggaggtcaaggctgcagcaaacCATGATCAtggcactgaactccagcctgggcaacaaagtgagaccctgtcgaagaggagaggaggaggggaggtgaggggaggg belongs to Symphalangus syndactylus isolate Jambi chromosome 4, NHGRI_mSymSyn1-v2.1_pri, whole genome shotgun sequence and includes:
- the PRSS35 gene encoding inactive serine protease 35 yields the protein MENMLLWLIFFTPGWTLTDGSEMERDFMWHLRKVPRIVSERTFHLTSPTFEADAKMMVNTACGIECQKELPTPSLSELEDCLSYETVFENGTRTLTRVKVQDLVLEPTQNITTKGVSVRRKRQVYGTDSRFSILDKRFLTNFPFSTAVKLSTGCSGILISPQHVLTAAHCVHDGKEYVKGSKKLRVGLLKMRNKSGGKKRRGSKRSRREASGGDPREGTREHLQDRAKGGRRRKQAGRGQRGAQGRPSFQWTRVKNTHIPKGWARGSLGGAALDYDYALLELKRAHKKKYMELGISPTIRKMPGGMIHFSGFDNDRADQLVYRFCSVSDESNDLLYQYCDAESGSTGSGVYLRLKDPDKKNWKRKIIAVYSGHQWVDVHGVRKDYNVAVRITPLKYAQICLWIHGNDANCAYG